Proteins from a genomic interval of Medicago truncatula cultivar Jemalong A17 chromosome 3, MtrunA17r5.0-ANR, whole genome shotgun sequence:
- the LOC11415371 gene encoding rab GTPase-activating protein 22 isoform X2: MNPLRRSNNSSSSSSNNSSPSSSSSNSSWIHLRSVLFVVTSSSSSSPASCSSSDRGRLKSPWSRRKRKRVLSPQQWKSLFAPDGRIRDRGMKFLKRVRSGGVDPSIRAEVWPFLLGVYDLDTTKEERDVIRTQNRKKYEKLRRQCRQLLKSNSGSFKLIEIGEINYEGDGVSFIQDSGSPSSEDAASARESLSSGEQSPDFEYSDDPSVSLLEGDDAPSSSNADASALDTDSTDSDSSESPEVFQTFPSDDGLEENNAKTTSKDSSSPSQMKGASTLRSREDFATWQRIIRLDAVRANAEWMPYSPSQAVVPESRAHRSAEAVGLKDYGHLDAGRIFHAARLVAILEAYALYDPEIGYCQGMSDLLSPIICVVSEDHEAFWCFVGFMKKARQNFRLDEVGIRRQLDIVAKIIKFKDSHLFRHLEKLQAEDCFFVYRMVVVLFRRELTFEQTLCLWEVMWADQAAIRAGIGKSPWSRIRQRAPPTDDLLLFAIAASVLQRRKLILEKYSSMDDILKECNGMAGHLDVWKLLDDAHNLVVTLHDKMKIEASFQ; the protein is encoded by the exons AGGTCGTCTTAAATCACCATGGTCACGCCGAAAAAGAAAACGTGTCCTTTCTCCTCAACAATGGAAAAGTTTGTTTGCTCCCGACGGGAGAATCCGCGATCGTGGAATGAAATTCCTGAAAAGAGTTCGCAGCGGA GGTGTTGATCCTAGTATCAGAGCTGAAGTTTGGCCTTTCCTACTTGGAGT ATACGATTTGGATACTACCAAAGAAGAAAGAGATGTTATAAGAACTCAAAATAG AAAGAAGTATGAGAAACTCCGCAGACAATGCCGGCAACTGCTAAAATCCAACAGTGGGAGCTTTAAGTTGATTGAAATAGGTGAAATCAACTATGAAGGAGATGGTGTGAGTTTTATTCAAGATTCTGGTTCTCCTAGTTCTGAAGATGCAGCAAGTGCCAGAGAATCCCTTTCCAGTGGGGAACAGAGCCCGGATTTTGAATATTCAGATGATCCATCCGTTTCCCTGTTGGAAGGAGATGATGCTCCCAGCAGCAGCAACGCTGATGCCTCTGCCCTCGATACAGATTCCACTGACTCGGATTCCTCAGAAAGTCCCGAGGTATTTCAGACATTTCCTTCTGATGATGGTCTGGAAGAGAACAATGCCAAGACAACTTCTAAGGATAGTTCTTCTCCCTCACAAATGAAAGGCGCGTCAACACTACGAAGTAGGGAAGACTTTGCCACATGGCAACGGATCATCCGACTTGATGCAGTACGTGCCAATGCAGAATGGATGCCGTACTCTCCCTCTCAAGCTGTTGTTCCAGAAAGTAGGGCACATCGATCTGCTGAGGCTGTTGGCTTGAAGGATTATGGTCACCTAGATGCTGGCAGAATTTTTCATGCTGCTAGATTGGTTGCTATTCTTGAAGCATATGCACTATACGATCCTGAAATTGGCTACTGCCAGGGTATGAGTGATCTGTTATCTCCTATAATTTGTGTTGTATCAGAAGATCACGAGGCATTCTGGTGTTTTGTTGGATTTATGAAGAAGGCCAGGCAGAATTTCAGGCTTGATGAGGTGGGTATTAGAAGGCAACTCGATATAGTTGCAAAAATAATCAAGTTTAAGGATTCCCACCTGTTTAGGCATTTGGAGAAGCTCCAGGCCGaggattgtttttttgtttacagGATGGTGGTGGTATTGTTCAGAAGGGAGTTGACATTTGAACAGACTCTCTGCCTTTGGGAAGTAATGTGGGCAGATCAAGCAGCAATCAGAGCTGGTATAGGGAAATCCCCCTGGAGCAGAATTAGGCAGCGTGCTCCACCAACAGACGATTTATTGCTTTTTGCAATAGCAGCCTCAGTGTTACAAAGAAGGAAATTGATCCTTGAGAAGTATAGCAGCATGGACGATATCCTTAAGGAATGCAATGGCATGGCAGGACACCTTGATGTTTGGAAGCTTCTGGATGATGCCCATAACTTGGTGGTCACCCTTCATGATAAAATGAAGATAGAGGCATCATTCCAATGA